A DNA window from Citrobacter tructae contains the following coding sequences:
- the fhuA gene encoding ferrichrome porin FhuA: MARFKTAQPTSSLRKIAVVVATAVSGMSVYAQAAVEPKEETITVTAAPAAQESAWGPAATIAARQSATATKTDTPIQKVPQSISVVTAEEMALHQPKSVKEALSYTPGVAVGTRGASNTYDYLIIRGFAADGQSQNNYLNGLKMQGNFYNDAVIDPYMLERAEVMRGPVSVLYGKSNPGGLLNMVSKRPTTEPLKEIQFKMGTDNLFQTGFDFSDALDDDGVYSYRLTGLARSANAQQQGAEEQRYAIAPSFSWRPDDKTNFTFLSYFQNEPETGYYGWLPKEGTVTELPNGKRLPTDFNEGANNNTYSRNEKMVGYSFDHEFNDTFTVRQNLRYAQNKVSQNSVYGYGMCSDPLYTKDPANSPCASVPQSDWDHTLTRQYVIDNEKLQNFAVDTQLQSKFATADVDHTLLTGVDFMRMRNDIDSWFGYAGSVAPSDIYNLDRSDFDFGSHPGPSGPYKVLNKQKQTGLYAQDQMQWDKVLVTLGGRYDWAKQDSLNRVSGVTDSRDDKQFTWRGGVNYLFDNGVTPYFSYSESFEPASQTGASGNIFAPSKGKQYEAGVKYVPSDRPIVITGAVYQLTKTNNLMADPTGTSFFSVEGGEIRSRGVEIEAKAALSASVNVVGSYTYTDAEYTTDTTYKGNTPAQVPKHMASLWGDYTLYDGALSGLTLGTGVRYTGSSYGDPANSFKVGSYTLVDALVRYDLARVGMAGSNVALHVNNLFDREYVASCFNTYGCFWGAERQVVATATFRF, from the coding sequence ATGGCGCGTTTTAAAACTGCTCAGCCAACCTCTTCGCTGCGCAAAATTGCAGTTGTAGTAGCCACAGCGGTTAGCGGCATGTCTGTCTATGCACAGGCGGCGGTTGAACCGAAAGAAGAAACCATCACCGTCACCGCGGCACCTGCCGCACAAGAAAGCGCATGGGGACCGGCGGCGACCATTGCAGCACGTCAGTCAGCTACGGCGACCAAAACAGACACTCCGATTCAAAAAGTCCCGCAGTCTATATCTGTTGTTACCGCTGAGGAGATGGCGTTACATCAGCCTAAATCAGTAAAAGAAGCGCTCAGCTACACGCCAGGTGTTGCAGTCGGTACCCGTGGCGCATCGAACACTTATGATTACCTGATCATTCGTGGTTTCGCTGCCGATGGCCAAAGTCAGAATAACTATCTGAATGGCCTGAAAATGCAGGGTAACTTCTACAATGATGCTGTGATCGACCCTTATATGTTGGAGCGCGCCGAAGTCATGCGCGGTCCGGTTTCCGTTCTCTACGGAAAAAGTAACCCAGGCGGTTTGTTGAACATGGTCAGCAAGCGCCCAACCACAGAACCGCTAAAAGAAATTCAGTTCAAAATGGGTACGGACAATCTGTTCCAGACTGGTTTTGATTTCAGCGATGCGCTGGATGATGACGGCGTATACTCTTACCGCTTAACTGGCCTGGCGCGTTCCGCCAATGCCCAGCAGCAGGGCGCAGAAGAGCAGCGTTATGCCATCGCGCCGTCTTTCAGCTGGCGTCCGGATGATAAGACGAATTTCACCTTCCTCTCTTACTTCCAAAATGAGCCAGAGACCGGTTATTACGGCTGGTTGCCGAAAGAGGGGACTGTGACTGAGCTGCCGAACGGCAAGCGTCTGCCTACCGATTTCAATGAAGGTGCGAACAACAATACCTACTCTCGTAACGAGAAGATGGTGGGCTACAGCTTCGATCACGAATTTAACGACACCTTTACTGTGCGTCAGAATCTGCGTTACGCGCAAAATAAAGTCTCGCAGAACAGCGTGTATGGCTACGGTATGTGCTCCGATCCGCTCTATACCAAGGATCCGGCTAACAGTCCTTGTGCCAGCGTTCCTCAGTCCGATTGGGATCACACGCTGACTCGTCAGTACGTTATCGATAATGAGAAATTGCAGAACTTCGCTGTTGATACTCAGCTGCAAAGCAAGTTCGCGACTGCCGATGTGGATCACACGCTGCTGACTGGCGTTGATTTTATGCGCATGCGTAACGATATCGACTCCTGGTTTGGTTATGCCGGTTCTGTTGCACCGTCCGATATCTATAACCTTGACCGCAGCGACTTTGATTTTGGCTCACACCCAGGTCCTTCTGGTCCTTACAAAGTGCTGAACAAACAGAAACAGACTGGCTTGTATGCGCAGGATCAGATGCAGTGGGATAAAGTGCTGGTTACTCTGGGCGGTCGTTACGACTGGGCTAAACAGGACTCTCTGAACCGTGTTTCTGGCGTTACGGATTCCCGCGATGATAAGCAGTTCACCTGGCGTGGCGGTGTTAACTATCTGTTTGACAACGGCGTAACCCCGTATTTCAGCTACAGCGAGTCGTTTGAACCGGCTTCCCAGACGGGGGCTAGTGGGAATATTTTCGCTCCGTCCAAAGGTAAGCAGTACGAAGCGGGCGTGAAATATGTTCCGAGCGATCGTCCGATCGTGATCACCGGTGCTGTCTATCAGTTGACCAAAACCAACAACCTGATGGCTGACCCGACAGGCACATCGTTCTTCTCAGTTGAAGGCGGTGAAATTCGTTCTCGCGGTGTGGAAATCGAAGCGAAAGCGGCACTGTCTGCCAGTGTTAACGTTGTCGGCTCTTATACCTATACCGATGCGGAATACACCACTGACACCACCTACAAAGGCAATACGCCTGCTCAGGTGCCAAAACACATGGCATCACTGTGGGGCGATTACACCCTCTATGATGGTGCGCTTTCCGGGCTGACGTTGGGTACTGGTGTTCGTTATACTGGCTCCAGCTATGGCGACCCGGCAAACTCCTTCAAAGTGGGGAGCTATACGCTGGTGGATGCGTTGGTACGTTACGATCTGGCTCGCGTGGGTATGGCGGGCTCCAACGTGGCGCTGCATGTGAACAACTTGTTTGATCGTGAATACGTCGCCAGTTGCTTCAATACCTATGGCTGCTTCTGGGGCGCAGAACGTCAGGTCGTTGCAACAGCAACCTTCCGTTTCTAA
- the mrcB gene encoding bifunctional glycosyl transferase/transpeptidase — translation MAGNDREPIGRKGKPTRPVKQKVSRRQLRDDEYDDDYDDDDYEDEEPMPRKGKGKGRKPRGKRGWFWLLVKLSIVFLVLIAIYGVYLDQKIRSRIDGKVWQLPAAVYGRMVNLEPEMPIGKNEMVKLLEATQYRQVSKMTRPGEFTVQANSIEMIRRPFDFPDSKEGQVRARLIFDGGHLDTIENLDNNRQFGFFRLDPRLITMLSSPNGEQRLFVPRSGFPDLLVDTLLATEDRHFYEHDGVSLYSIGRAVLANLTAGRTVQGASTLTQQLVKNLFLSSERSYWRKANEAYMALLMDARYSKDRILELYMNEVYLGQSGDNEIRGFPLASLYYFGRPVEELSLDQQALLVGMVKGASIYNPWRNPKLALERRNLVLRLLQQQQIIDQDLYDMLSARPLGVQPRGGVISPQPAFMQMVRQELQAKLGDKVKDLSGVKIFTTFDSVAQDAAEKAAVEGIPVLKKQRKLSDLETAIVVVDRFSGEVRAMVGGAEPQFAGYNRAMQARRSIGSLAKPATYLTALSQPKLYRLNTWIADAPIALRQPNGQVWSPQNDDRRYSESGKVMLVDALTRSMNVPTVNLGMALGLPAVTDTWVKLGAPKDQLNPVPAMLLGALNLTPIEVAQAFQTIASGGNRATLSALRSVIAEDGTVLYQSFPQAERAVPAQAAYMTLWTMQQVVQRGTGRQLGAKYPGLHLAGKTGTTNNNVDTWFAGIDGSQVTITWVGRDNNQPTKLYGASGAMSIYQRYLANQTPTPLTLTPPEDIVDMGVDYDGNFVCSGGMRTLPVWTSDPDSLCQQGEMQQQSGNPFDQSTPPQQQQQQQQQPPQPEKKDGDGVAGWIKDMFGSN, via the coding sequence CCGATGCCGCGTAAGGGTAAAGGCAAAGGGCGTAAGCCTCGTGGTAAACGCGGCTGGTTCTGGCTGTTGGTAAAACTGTCGATTGTCTTTTTAGTGCTGATTGCCATTTACGGCGTCTATCTGGATCAAAAAATCCGTAGCCGTATTGATGGCAAAGTCTGGCAACTGCCTGCGGCCGTCTATGGCCGGATGGTTAACCTTGAGCCAGAAATGCCCATCGGCAAAAATGAGATGGTGAAGCTGCTGGAGGCTACGCAGTATCGTCAGGTCTCGAAGATGACGCGTCCCGGCGAGTTTACCGTGCAGGCGAACAGCATTGAGATGATCCGTCGTCCGTTTGACTTCCCGGACAGTAAAGAAGGCCAGGTGCGCGCGCGTCTGATCTTTGATGGCGGTCATCTGGACACCATCGAGAATCTGGATAACAACCGCCAGTTCGGTTTCTTCCGTCTGGATCCGCGCCTGATCACCATGCTCTCTTCGCCCAACGGCGAGCAACGTCTGTTCGTGCCACGCAGCGGTTTCCCCGATCTATTAGTGGATACGCTGCTGGCGACCGAAGATCGTCATTTTTACGAGCATGATGGGGTTAGTCTCTATTCCATCGGGCGTGCAGTACTGGCGAACCTGACGGCAGGCCGTACGGTACAGGGGGCCAGTACGCTGACTCAGCAGCTGGTGAAAAACCTGTTCCTCTCCAGCGAGCGTTCCTACTGGCGTAAGGCCAACGAAGCCTATATGGCGCTGTTGATGGACGCGCGTTACAGCAAAGACCGGATCCTTGAGTTGTACATGAACGAGGTGTACCTCGGTCAGAGCGGCGACAATGAGATCCGTGGCTTCCCGCTGGCGAGCCTGTATTACTTTGGTCGTCCGGTAGAAGAGCTGAGTCTCGATCAGCAAGCGCTGCTGGTGGGAATGGTGAAAGGGGCGTCGATCTACAATCCATGGCGTAACCCGAAGCTGGCGCTGGAGCGTCGTAACCTGGTGCTGCGTTTGCTGCAGCAGCAGCAGATTATCGACCAGGATCTGTATGACATGTTAAGTGCGCGTCCGTTAGGCGTGCAGCCACGCGGTGGGGTGATTTCACCGCAGCCCGCGTTTATGCAGATGGTGCGACAGGAGTTGCAGGCGAAGCTGGGCGATAAAGTTAAAGATCTCTCCGGCGTGAAAATCTTCACCACCTTTGATTCCGTGGCGCAGGACGCCGCAGAAAAAGCGGCGGTGGAAGGCATTCCGGTGCTGAAGAAGCAGCGTAAGTTGAGCGATCTGGAAACGGCGATTGTGGTCGTGGACCGCTTCAGTGGTGAAGTTCGCGCCATGGTTGGCGGGGCAGAGCCGCAGTTTGCTGGTTACAACCGCGCGATGCAGGCGCGTCGTTCAATTGGTTCTCTGGCGAAACCGGCGACCTATTTGACCGCCTTGAGCCAGCCGAAGCTGTACCGCCTGAATACCTGGATTGCCGATGCGCCGATTGCATTGCGTCAGCCGAACGGTCAGGTGTGGTCCCCGCAAAACGATGACCGTCGCTACAGCGAAAGTGGCAAAGTGATGCTGGTGGATGCGTTAACACGTTCCATGAACGTGCCGACAGTCAATCTGGGGATGGCGCTGGGCTTACCTGCCGTCACCGATACCTGGGTGAAACTGGGTGCGCCGAAAGATCAGTTGAATCCGGTTCCGGCCATGCTGCTGGGGGCGCTGAACCTGACGCCGATCGAAGTCGCGCAGGCGTTCCAGACTATTGCCAGCGGCGGTAATCGTGCGACGCTGTCGGCGCTGCGTTCGGTCATTGCGGAAGACGGCACAGTACTGTACCAGAGCTTCCCGCAGGCTGAACGCGCTGTTCCGGCGCAGGCGGCCTACATGACGCTGTGGACCATGCAGCAGGTTGTTCAGCGCGGTACTGGGCGTCAGCTTGGCGCGAAGTATCCTGGACTGCATCTGGCGGGGAAAACCGGGACCACCAACAACAACGTGGATACCTGGTTCGCCGGTATTGACGGTAGTCAGGTGACCATTACCTGGGTGGGTCGCGATAACAACCAGCCTACCAAGCTGTACGGTGCGAGCGGGGCGATGTCGATTTACCAGCGTTATCTGGCAAACCAGACACCAACGCCGCTCACGCTGACGCCACCGGAAGATATCGTGGATATGGGCGTGGATTACGACGGTAACTTTGTGTGTAGCGGCGGGATGCGTACGCTCCCGGTGTGGACAAGCGATCCGGATTCGCTTTGTCAGCAAGGTGAGATGCAGCAGCAGTCGGGCAATCCGTTTGATCAGTCAACGCCTCCGCAGCAACAGCAGCAGCAACAACAGCAACCGCCGCAGCCAGAGAAGAAAGACGGCGACGGTGTGGCTGGCTGGATCAAGGATATGTTTGGCAGTAACTAA